One window from the genome of Cricetulus griseus strain 17A/GY chromosome 2, alternate assembly CriGri-PICRH-1.0, whole genome shotgun sequence encodes:
- the Stk16 gene encoding serine/threonine-protein kinase 16 isoform X1, producing MGHALCVCSRGTVIIDNKRYLFIQKLGEGGFSYVDLVEGLHDGHFYALKRILCHEQQDQDEAQREADMHRLFHHPNILRLVAYCLKERGAKHEAWLLLPFFKRGTLWNEIERLKDQGNFLTEDQILPLLLGICRGLEAIHAKGYAHRDLKPTNILLGDEGQPVLMDLGSMNQACIQVEGSRQALALQDWAAQRCTISYRAPELFSVQSHCVIDERTDVWSLGCVLYAMMFGEGPYDMVFQKGDSVALAVQNELSIPQSPRHSSALRQLLGSMMTVDPQQRPHIPVLLSQLEAMQPPAPGQHTTQI from the exons ATGGGCCACGCACTGTGTGTCTGCTCCCGGGGAACTGTCATCATTGATAATAAGCGTTACCTCTTCATCCAGaaattgggggaggg TGGGTTCAGCTATGTGGACCTAGTGGAGGGGTTACATGATGGACACTTCTACGCCCTGAAGCGAATCCTGTGTCATGAGCAGCAGGACCAGGACGAGGCCCAGAGAGAGGCGGACATGCATCGCCTCTTCCACCATCCCAACATCCTTCGCCTCGTGGCTTACTGTTTGAAAGAACGAGGTGCTAAGCATGAAGCCTGGCTCCTGCTACCCTTCTTCAAG AGAGGTACACTGTGGAATGAGATAGAAAGACTGAAGGACCAAGGCAACTTCCTGACTGAAGACCAAATCCTTCCGTTGTTGCTGGGTATCTGCAGAGGCCTTGAGGCCATTCATGCCAAAGGTTATGCGCACAG GGACCTGAAGCCCACCAATATTTTGCTTGGTGATGAGGGGCAGCCAGTTTTAATGGACTTGGGGTCTATGAATCAAGCATGCATCCAGGTGGAGGGCTCACGCCAGGCCCTAGCTCTACAG GACTGGGCAGCCCAGCGGTGCACCATCTCCTACCGGGCACCTGAGCTTTTTTCTGTGCAGAGCCACTGTGTCATCGATGAGCGGACTGATGTCTGG TCCCTAGGCTGTGTGCTTTATGCCATGATGTTTGGGGAAGGCCCTTATGATATGGTGTTCCAGAAGGGTGACAGTGTGGCTCTTGCTGTGCAGAATGAACTCAGCATCCCACAAAGCCCCAG GCATTCTTCGGCATTGCGACAGCTTTTGGGCTCTATGATGACTGTGGACCCCCAGCAGCGCCCTCACATTCCTGTCCTCCTCAGTCAGTTGGAGGCAATGCAGCCTCCTGCTCCTGGCCAGCACACCACCCAAATCTGA
- the Stk16 gene encoding serine/threonine-protein kinase 16 isoform X2: MGHALCVCSRGTVIIDNKRYLFIQKLGEGGFSYVDLVEGLHDGHFYALKRILCHEQQDQDEAQREADMHRLFHHPNILRLVAYCLKERGAKHEAWLLLPFFKRGTLWNEIERLKDQGNFLTEDQILPLLLGICRGLEAIHAKGYAHRDLKPTNILLGDEGQPVLMDLGSMNQACIQVEGSRQALALQSLGCVLYAMMFGEGPYDMVFQKGDSVALAVQNELSIPQSPRHSSALRQLLGSMMTVDPQQRPHIPVLLSQLEAMQPPAPGQHTTQI, from the exons ATGGGCCACGCACTGTGTGTCTGCTCCCGGGGAACTGTCATCATTGATAATAAGCGTTACCTCTTCATCCAGaaattgggggaggg TGGGTTCAGCTATGTGGACCTAGTGGAGGGGTTACATGATGGACACTTCTACGCCCTGAAGCGAATCCTGTGTCATGAGCAGCAGGACCAGGACGAGGCCCAGAGAGAGGCGGACATGCATCGCCTCTTCCACCATCCCAACATCCTTCGCCTCGTGGCTTACTGTTTGAAAGAACGAGGTGCTAAGCATGAAGCCTGGCTCCTGCTACCCTTCTTCAAG AGAGGTACACTGTGGAATGAGATAGAAAGACTGAAGGACCAAGGCAACTTCCTGACTGAAGACCAAATCCTTCCGTTGTTGCTGGGTATCTGCAGAGGCCTTGAGGCCATTCATGCCAAAGGTTATGCGCACAG GGACCTGAAGCCCACCAATATTTTGCTTGGTGATGAGGGGCAGCCAGTTTTAATGGACTTGGGGTCTATGAATCAAGCATGCATCCAGGTGGAGGGCTCACGCCAGGCCCTAGCTCTACAG TCCCTAGGCTGTGTGCTTTATGCCATGATGTTTGGGGAAGGCCCTTATGATATGGTGTTCCAGAAGGGTGACAGTGTGGCTCTTGCTGTGCAGAATGAACTCAGCATCCCACAAAGCCCCAG GCATTCTTCGGCATTGCGACAGCTTTTGGGCTCTATGATGACTGTGGACCCCCAGCAGCGCCCTCACATTCCTGTCCTCCTCAGTCAGTTGGAGGCAATGCAGCCTCCTGCTCCTGGCCAGCACACCACCCAAATCTGA